The following nucleotide sequence is from Austwickia chelonae.
CGTGTGCTCTTGGCTGTAGTGGACGAGATCCGCCGTATCGAGGGGCTCGATACCGACCTTGTGCCGCTGAGCGGAAACGACGAGGTTCGGCTTTAATCGCTGCAGGCCGACAGCGCAGCGGATTTGGTTTCGAGGCGCGCGATCTCGGCGAGTGTCTGCGACAGCACTCACTCCACGGTCACTGACTTGGCGAGGTTACGCGGCTTGTCGATGTCATGGCCGAGCGAGAGTGCCGCATGGTAGGCAAGCAGCTGCGTGGGAATCGTCAACAGAATAGGATCGAGTTCTGGTTCGCTCTTCGGGACGATGACCGCGGATACACCCAGGTGTTCCAGGTCGACCCCTGGGTTCGTAATGGCCACAAGGGGTCCCTTGCGCGCCACCACCTGCTCGCACGCGGCGATGTTGCGGTCGGCCAACTCGTCGTCAGGTACGACCGCGATGGTCGGCATCCTCTCGTCGATCAAGGCCAACGGACCGTGTTTCAGCTCGGAGGTCTGGTAAGCCTCGGCGTGGACATACGAGATCTCCTTGAGCTTCTGTGCCCCCTCCCTCGCCACCGGAAAGCCACGGACACGACCGATGAAGAACGCCGACTGCGCATGCGCAACCTCCCGCGCCACTGCCGCGATGACATCCTCCTGAGCCAGTACCTCGCCGATCAGCTCAGGCAACGCACGAAGCCCCGCGACGAGGCGGGCTCCGTCGGCAACCGACAGGTCACGCACCCTGCCGAGGTGAATGGCGAGCATCGCGAAGGCGATGGCCATGTTCGTCAGCGCCTTCGTCGAGGCGACGGCGATCTCAGGACCAGCGTGCAGATAGATGCCCCCATCCACCTCCCTGGCAAGACTGGAGCTCACCACGTTGACCACACCGGCGACGTAACCCCCTTTCCGTTTGATCTCCTGCACAGCAAAGGTGGTGTCCGCGGTCTCCCCGGACTGAGAGACCGCGATATACAGGGTGTCGGGTTCGACGATCGGATTGCGATACCGAAATTCCGAGGCTGCCTCCGCATCTGCGGGGATGCGAGCGATCTCCTCGATCATCTGCGCACCGATCTGCCCCACGTAATAAGCCGAACCACAGCCCAGGATCTTCACCCGCCGGAAGGCTCGCAGTTCACGCGGCCCCAACCGCAGCCCGTCGAGACGAGTCGTGCCGAATCGATCGTCGAGGCGCCCCCGCAGGACGGCCTCCGCGGCTTGCGGCTGTTCCTGAATCTCCTTGTACATGTAGTGGTCATGACCGGAGAGTTCGAGATCCTCCGCGGCGACGGTGATCTCGACCGGTTCTCGGGCGGTGTCACTGACGTGCTTGGTGAAGGTCTGAAGGCCCTCCGCAGTGACGGTGGCGAGTTCCCCATCGTCTAGATGGACGACCGACGTCGTGTGCCGCACCAGGGCGGTGACGTCCGAGGCGATGAACATCTCGCCGTCACCGATGCCGATGATCAGCGGTGACCCCTTGCGCGCCACGACGATTCGCTTCGGGTGCCGTTTGTCGAGGACTGCCAGGGCATACGTTCCGGTGATCTTGTCCAGTGCCTCCAGCACAGCAGCCTCGAGGGAGTCCGCGGACGAGCGGTCGATCAGATGGGCCAAGACCTCTGTGTCGGTATCGCTGTCGAAGGTGACACCGTCAGCCTCCAATTGCGCGCGCAAGGTGGCCGAATTGTCGATGATCCCGTTGTGGACCAGTGCGATTCGTCCGTCGGAGCTTCGATGTGGGTGGGCGTTGCGTTCCGCAGCAGGGCCATGGGTCGCCCAGCGCGTGTGGCCGATGCCGGCCTTGCCGGTGAGCCGCTTCGGCAACACCGCCTCGAGACTACGCACACGGCCCACGGTGCGGACGACCGTCATGCTCTTCGAATCCATCACGGCGAGTCCCGCAGAGTCGTAGCCGCGGTACTCGAGGCGCGTCAGGCCAGCGAGAAGGATAGGTGCCGCGGCGTTGTGACCGATGTAACCGACGATTCCGCACATGCGTGAGTCTCCTTGGTTTTGTAGGTGGTGAAGGTCGACTCAGCCGTAGACGATACGGCGCAATTGACGCTCGGTGAGTGGCCGAGCCAAGAAGACACGGGTGCGCAGCTCGGCTGCGATGATCGAGAACGCTTCAGCGTTCTTGACACCGTAGAGCTGTAGGAGGGTGTGTCGACGACGCACGTACTCCTCGACAGGCTCGGAATACCAAGCGACGACATCGCCCACCACGCGCGCTGCCTCTGCAGGGCTGAGTCCAGTAGAAGCCACGACGCGATCGACGATTTCTCGGTCCAACACACCGAAAGTGTGTAACAGCCAGATCGACATGGGCAAAAATCTGCCCGAATTCGGGCAAGATCACGTGTTTAGTCCTGGTAGTGCCTGCGCGGAGTTGTGACCGCCGACGACCTGGTGAACCGCAAAATCCAGTCGAGTCAGGGGCGTCGCTCTTCCGCCACGATCCCCGCAACAAGAAAACTCCCGACCGGATTGCTCCGGTCGGGAGTTTCGTTAAGTGGTGCGCGAGGGGGGAGTTGAACCCCCACGCCCTTTCGGGCACACGGACCTGAACCGTGCGCGTCTGCCTATTCCGCCACTCGCGCGCGCCCTGCCATCATGCCAGGAGAGCGGCCGATCACCAAACGGGGTTGCTGCTCGGGCGGATTCGCCCTGTGCAGGGCGTTGTCCGTCTTCGGTCGAGCGTTCGTCCCAGGGCTGGCGTGCTGCCCGGGCCGTTCATCGACGTGGGCTGCCACCGGTGGGGAGCCACAGGCGACGCCAGCACAACAGGGCCACCGCAGCCGCGGTCAACAAGGCCCCGACGGTGACCCATGTCATCGGGCCCATGCCGATCTGGGCCCACATCGCCGGGGCGAAGCCGACGTGCATGCCGCCGTGGACTCCGGCTGCCGCCCACACCGAGCCGGTGCACCAGCGGACGCATCCGGCGAGGAATCCCATCCCGAGAGGCAACACCAGGTAGAGCATCCGTTCTCCGGTGGTCTGTTGTCCGCCGCTGGATGTCAGGTGCAGCAGGGTGAACACCGCCGTGGTGACCGTCAAGGTCAGCCAGGGCAGTTCTCGTCCGTACCGCCATGCGAAACCCCGGAACCACAATTCTTCCGGAATCCCCTGCATCAGGAAGGCCTTCGCCAGTACGACGAGGGCGAACAGTGGCCAGGCGATATCGGGAAGGCGCGTCGGTGCCGACCTGGGCTGCCACGGCAGCGTCTGCGCCAACACGCACCCCGCTAAAGTCAGCCCAGCGGTGAACACGGTGGCGCACACCGCCCATCCGGCACCCCGCCGTCCGCCCACCCGGAGGAGACCCCGCAGCGTGGCCTGCTCGCGACGGCCGACGACCGCCAACACCGCACATGTCGTCACCAGCGGCAGCGCAGCGAATGCGACCTCCACCCCGACAGCCAGGACGGCGCCGTCCTCCGGGGGAAGAGCCGCCAACCACTGCCACGCACTCTGCGGAACCAGCGATTTCGCCGTCACGGACAACGCGCAGAGCATCATCCCGACCGCGGCCACCGCTGAACGTTTCCACACCGCCGAAGGCCGCGTCGGCCGCCTCACGTCCAGGGAAGAACCCATCGAAAGCGTCGTCATCTCCATGACTTCCACGCTCCGCCGATCCGACACCGATCGGCAGTCGCCACAGTCATCCCACCGGCCCCGATGACATGACCGCAGTCACATGTCTGCGTGAAACCAGGAACCTAGGCTGTCGAGCATGGTGACCCGGACCACACGACCGCGCCTGCGGCCACTGCCCGGCAGCATCCACGCCCTGGCTGTGCTGGCCCTGCTCCTGGCAGCGACGGCAGTGGCCGACTCGGCACGGCCGATCCCCTCCGCCCTCACCTTGGCGTCCAGCGTCATCGCGACCGGCCTGAGCTGGTGGTTGTGGAGCCGATCCGCCACACCACAAGCCGCCCGACGGTGGTGCCTCCTGCTCGCCGCCGCAAGCCTGGCCGCCGCGA
It contains:
- the glmS gene encoding glutamine--fructose-6-phosphate transaminase (isomerizing) is translated as MCGIVGYIGHNAAAPILLAGLTRLEYRGYDSAGLAVMDSKSMTVVRTVGRVRSLEAVLPKRLTGKAGIGHTRWATHGPAAERNAHPHRSSDGRIALVHNGIIDNSATLRAQLEADGVTFDSDTDTEVLAHLIDRSSADSLEAAVLEALDKITGTYALAVLDKRHPKRIVVARKGSPLIIGIGDGEMFIASDVTALVRHTTSVVHLDDGELATVTAEGLQTFTKHVSDTAREPVEITVAAEDLELSGHDHYMYKEIQEQPQAAEAVLRGRLDDRFGTTRLDGLRLGPRELRAFRRVKILGCGSAYYVGQIGAQMIEEIARIPADAEAASEFRYRNPIVEPDTLYIAVSQSGETADTTFAVQEIKRKGGYVAGVVNVVSSSLAREVDGGIYLHAGPEIAVASTKALTNMAIAFAMLAIHLGRVRDLSVADGARLVAGLRALPELIGEVLAQEDVIAAVAREVAHAQSAFFIGRVRGFPVAREGAQKLKEISYVHAEAYQTSELKHGPLALIDERMPTIAVVPDDELADRNIAACEQVVARKGPLVAITNPGVDLEHLGVSAVIVPKSEPELDPILLTIPTQLLAYHAALSLGHDIDKPRNLAKSVTVE
- a CDS encoding CPBP family intramembrane glutamic endopeptidase; the protein is MEMTTLSMGSSLDVRRPTRPSAVWKRSAVAAVGMMLCALSVTAKSLVPQSAWQWLAALPPEDGAVLAVGVEVAFAALPLVTTCAVLAVVGRREQATLRGLLRVGGRRGAGWAVCATVFTAGLTLAGCVLAQTLPWQPRSAPTRLPDIAWPLFALVVLAKAFLMQGIPEELWFRGFAWRYGRELPWLTLTVTTAVFTLLHLTSSGGQQTTGERMLYLVLPLGMGFLAGCVRWCTGSVWAAAGVHGGMHVGFAPAMWAQIGMGPMTWVTVGALLTAAAVALLCWRRLWLPTGGSPRR